GCGTACATCGGCACCGGCACGCTGAACATGGGCGACCTCGCCGCGAAACTCGCGGCGAACGGCTACGACGCGACGCTGACGCAGGCGGCGTTCGCGCTCATGGTCGTCGGCCTGTTCATCAAGGTCGCCGTGTTCCCGCTGCACACCTGGCAGCCCGACGCCTACGCGGGCGCGCCGGACTCCGTCAGCGGCCTCATCTCCGCGCTCGTCTCCACCGTCGCGGCGTACGCGCTGTTGCGCGTCGTCTACACGGTGTTCGGCGCGGGCTTCCTCGACGCGAACCCGCTCGCGACCTCGCTCCTCGTCGCCGGCGCGACGATAAGCATCGTCGTCGGCAGCCTGCTCGCCGTCTCGCAGACGCGCGTCAAGCGCATGCTGGCGTACTCGTCGGTCTCGCAGTTCGGCCTCGTCGTCGCCGCCATCTCCATCGGGAACGTCACGGCGCTGACTGGCGCCGCCGTCCACCTCGTCGGCCACGCCGTCATGAAAGGCGGCCTGTTCCTGACCGCGGGTCTCGTCGACACGGAGACCGGCGCGACGACCGTCGACGACTACGCGGGACTCGTGAAGCGCTCGCCGGTCGGCGCCGGCGTCTTCGGTGTGCTCGCCGTCGCGATGGTGGGCGTGCCGCCGACCGTCGGCTTCGCCGGCAAGTGGTACGTCGCCGTCGGCGCCGCCGAATCCGGTTCGTGGGCGCTGCTCGCCGTCATCGTCGCGAGCACGGTGTTGACGCTGGCGTACTTCGCGCGCCTCGTCGAGCGGATGTTCTTCCGCGAACCGTCGACTGACCTCGACGCCGAGACCGAACGCGAGACCGCGAGCGCCGTCGCCGACGGCGGCGACGAAGACGCCGCCGAACCCGTCGAGGCGTCGCTGGGCATGTACGCCGCGGTCGTCGCGGCGGCCGTGCTCGCCGTCACTCTCGGGTTCGCCGTGTTCCAGTACGGAGACCTCATGCAACCGACCATCGAAGCACTCCTATCATGACCGAAATCACCTCACTCCGGCCACTCGCTGCGGTGCTCGTGTCGGCAGTCGCCGTCGTCCCGATTCTGGCGTCACACCGCCGACCGAACGTCCGCGAGGGCTGGACCCTGCTCGCCGCCGTCCTCGGACTCGGCGTCGTCGCGAGCATGGTCCCCCGCGTCCTCGCCGGCGACGTCTACGTCACCGACCTCGGCCCGTTCGTTCCGTACATCGACTTCACGCTGCGGGCGGACGCGCTCGGGCTGCTGTTCGCGCTGCTCGCGAGCACGCTTTGGCTGGTCACGAGTTTCTACAGCATCGGCTACATGCGCGGCCTCGACGAGCACAGTCAGACGCGGTACTTCGCGGCGTTCGCCGGCAGCGTTTCGTCGGCCGTGGGCGTCGCGTTCGCGTCGAACCTCGTCGTCCTCTACCTGTTCTACGAACTGCTGACGGTGGCGACCTACCCGCTGGTCGCCCACGACGAAACCGAGGAGGCGCGCGCCGCCGGCCGCAAGTACCTCGCGTACACGTTCGGCGGCGGCGTCGCCGTGCTCGGCGGGACGCTGCTCGTCGTCCACCTCGCCGGCACGACGGCGTTTACGCCGGGCGGCATCGCCGCGCTCGCGAACTCCGACCCGACGCTCGCCCGCGCCGCGTTCGCGCTGCTGGCGGCCGGGTTCGGCGTGAAGGCGGCGCTGATGCCGATGCACTCGTGGCTGCCCGACGCGATGGTCGCGCCGACGCCCGTCTCCGGACTGCTGCACGCCGTCGCCGTCGTCAAGTCCGGCGTGTTCGGCATCGCGCGCGTCCTGCTCGACGTGTTCGGCGTCGACCTCGTCGCGGACCTCGGCGTCGGCACGCTCCTCGCCGTCGTCGCGGCGGCCACGCTGGTCGTCGCGTCGGTCATCGCGCTCAGACAGGACAACCTCAAGCGCCGCCTCGCGTTCTCCACGGTGAGCCAGCTGTCCTACATCGTGTTGGGGCTCGCCGTCGGCGCGGCCGCCGCGCCCTCGGAGGCGACGAAGTGGGCGCTCATCGGCGGCCTCCTGCATATCCCCGCCCACGCGTTCATGAAACTCACCCTGTTCTTCTGTGCGGGCGCGCTCCACGTCGAGACGCACACCGACGACATCTCCGACATGGCCGGCATCGGCAGACGCATGCCGCTGACCATGACGGCGTTCGCCGTCGCCGCCGCCGGCATGGCGGGCATCCCGCTCGTCGCCGGGTTCGTCTCGAAGTACTTCCTGCTCATCGGCACCGTCTCCGCCGGCAACCTCGCGTTCACCGC
The nucleotide sequence above comes from Halobacterium litoreum. Encoded proteins:
- a CDS encoding monovalent cation/H+ antiporter subunit D family protein, encoding MSDLAALVVAVPILGSLVAFLASLVQSRSGWHVAVAATVAYLAAAASLAERAFADGRIEYVVGGFEVPYGIELVVDGLSATMLVLIGAVSLGVLAYSRRAGPRSNPFYAVFLLLVAGLTGMSITGDLFNMYVFLEITGLAAYALVASGDRGESAVAALKYLLVGTVGASLFLLGIGYAYIGTGTLNMGDLAAKLAANGYDATLTQAAFALMVVGLFIKVAVFPLHTWQPDAYAGAPDSVSGLISALVSTVAAYALLRVVYTVFGAGFLDANPLATSLLVAGATISIVVGSLLAVSQTRVKRMLAYSSVSQFGLVVAAISIGNVTALTGAAVHLVGHAVMKGGLFLTAGLVDTETGATTVDDYAGLVKRSPVGAGVFGVLAVAMVGVPPTVGFAGKWYVAVGAAESGSWALLAVIVASTVLTLAYFARLVERMFFREPSTDLDAETERETASAVADGGDEDAAEPVEASLGMYAAVVAAAVLAVTLGFAVFQYGDLMQPTIEALLS
- a CDS encoding proton-conducting transporter transmembrane domain-containing protein; translation: MTEITSLRPLAAVLVSAVAVVPILASHRRPNVREGWTLLAAVLGLGVVASMVPRVLAGDVYVTDLGPFVPYIDFTLRADALGLLFALLASTLWLVTSFYSIGYMRGLDEHSQTRYFAAFAGSVSSAVGVAFASNLVVLYLFYELLTVATYPLVAHDETEEARAAGRKYLAYTFGGGVAVLGGTLLVVHLAGTTAFTPGGIAALANSDPTLARAAFALLAAGFGVKAALMPMHSWLPDAMVAPTPVSGLLHAVAVVKSGVFGIARVLLDVFGVDLVADLGVGTLLAVVAAATLVVASVIALRQDNLKRRLAFSTVSQLSYIVLGLAVGAAAAPSEATKWALIGGLLHIPAHAFMKLTLFFCAGALHVETHTDDISDMAGIGRRMPLTMTAFAVAAAGMAGIPLVAGFVSKYFLLIGTVSAGNLAFTAALLLSGVLNIAYFWPVVYTAFFETSEASDEKPIVEAPLGGYFGREARTDGGHATDDGHATDGGHDHHGGGPFERRAPNGAEGSWFVVGPILFAAAGSLVLGVVPDAAVFLRIVREVVANAAMMGVVA